A window from Camelus bactrianus isolate YW-2024 breed Bactrian camel chromosome 23, ASM4877302v1, whole genome shotgun sequence encodes these proteins:
- the ITPKB gene encoding inositol-trisphosphate 3-kinase B isoform X4, with the protein MAMYCYALNSLVIMNSANQVKSGGGPRPSSSETPPPPRRVALSPGSGSVFSPGTGTSFLFPPAESLSPEEPGSPPGWRSGRRRLNSSSGSGSGSGSGSSVGSPSWAGRLRREGQQVVTTGTLSPPGPEEAKRKLRILQRELQNVQVNQKVGMFEAHIQAQSSAAQAPRSPRLGRARSPSPCPFRSISQPPGRVLAQSEERRTKSWGEQCPETSGADSGRRGGAPSLCLSKDKEGVTPMPCPAARSGSGAQGPAASVRMEKGVPARSHCGSPIAVEVDKSFSPPLGTQSCQAPLLGLDRVNLAMATEVAVRATSAGPHHPHDPALLEQSERAQELGGVHPRKALAESQGQFPGGETSPAPERGGPHSGDPPGKVGKGNLPCGLLGSGALETDKRPERTVDVQRLEEPSEAQSWFRQSGHLGSIGPKGTQSGDVVVRESLLPSSRVDEGSQMLDLLGGSGSAQPGTWEVEAGIASGEMLEPLPCWEAAKDLKEPQCLPGDKVGVQPGSSRVWLGPMEEARLAWTCGTRVQSEGTWGSLPQDRDVHPSPERLSPDQKDKPSLREACSRSNIPAVIITDMGAQEDGALEEAQGSPQGSLPLRKLSSSSASSTGFSSSYEDSEEDISSDPERCLDPNSAFLHTLDQQKPRVG; encoded by the exons ATGGCTATGTACTGCTATGCACTTAACAGCCTGGTGATCATGAATAGCGCCAACCAGGTGAAGAGCGGCGGCGGCCCTCGGCCCAGTAGCAGCGAGACGCCCCCGCCGCCGCGGAGGGTCGCGTTGAGCCCTGGCAGCGGCAGCGTTTTCAGCCCCGGGACTGGCACCTCTTTCCTCTTCCCCCCAGCCGAGTCGTTGTCGCCCGAAGAGCCCGGGAGTCCCCCGGGCTGGCGCAGTGGTCGGCGCAGGCTGAATAGtagcagcggcagcggcagcggcagcggcagcggcagcagcgTGGGCAGCCCGAGTTGGGCGGGTCGCCTGAGAAGAGAAGGGCAGCAGGTGGTGACCACCGGTACCCTTTCCCCTCCCGGGCCAGAGGAGGCCAAGAGGAAGCTTCGAATCCTGCAGCGCGAGTTGCAGAACGTACAGGTGAACCAGAAAGTGGGCATGTTTGAGGCGCACATCCAGGCGCAGAGCTCCGCGGCTCAAGCGCCCCGCAGCCCGCGTCTGGGCAGAGCTCGTTCGCCCTCGCCGTGTCCCTTCCGCAGCATCAGTCAGCCCCCAGGACGGGTCCTGGCCCAGAGCGAGGAGCGGAGGACAAAGTCCTGGGGGGAACAATGTCCAGAGACTTCAGGGGCCGACtcggggaggagaggaggggcgcCCAGCCTGTGCCTCTCGAAGGACAAGGAGGGAGTGACACCCATGCCCTGCCCGGCCGCCCGGTCAGGATCAGGTGCTCAGGGTCCAGCCGCTTCGGTGAGAATGGAGAAGGGGGTACCTGCCAGATCCCACTGTGGCTCACCCATTGCTGTGGAAGTTGACAAGAGTTTCTCTCCTCCTTTGGGAACTCAGAGCTGCCAGGCTCCCTTGTTAGGGTTGGACCGAGTGAACTTAGCAATGGCCACAGAAGTGGCAGTGAGAGCCACATCCGCTGGGCCACACCATCCTCACGACCCTGCCCTCCTTGAGCAGTCTGAGAGGGCCCAGGAGCTCGGGGGTGTGCACCCCCGGAAGGCCCTGGCTGAGAGTCAGGGGCAGTTTCCGGGCGGTGAGACAAGCCCAGCCCCAGAGAGAGGCGGGCCCCACAGTGGAGACCCCCCAGGGAAGGTGGGGAAAGGAAATCTGCCCTGTGGCCTGCTGGGTTCTGGGGCGCTGGAAACGGACAAAAGGCCAGAGAGGACTGTGGACGTGCAAAGGCTGGAGGAGCCCTCTGAGGCCCAGAGCTGGTTCAGGCAGTCTGGACACCTGGGCTCCATAGGCCCCAAGGGGACCCAGAGTGGGGACGTAGTGGTCAGGGAGTCTCTGCTGCCCTCCAGCAGAGTGGATGAAGGGTCTCAGATGCTGGATTTGCTTGGAGGCAGTGGCTCAGCACAGCCAGGGACTTGGGAGGTGGAGGCGGGGATTGCTTCTGGTGAAATGCTGGAACCTTTGCCCTGTTGGGAAGCAGCAAAAGATCTGAAAGAACCTCAGTGCCTTCCTGGGGACAAGGTGGGTGTGCAGCCTGGGAGCTCCAGGGTTTGGCTGGGCCCCATGGAAGAAGCCAGGCTGGCCTGGACGTGTGGCACAAGGGTGCAATCAGAGGGGACTTGGGGAAGTCTGCCACAGGACAGAGATGTCCACCCCAGCCCAGAGCGGCTTTCGCCAGATCAGAAGGACAAGCCTTCCCTGAGAGAGGCCTGCAGCCGAAGCAATATACCTGCCGTCATAATTACAGACATGGGTGCCCAGGAGGATGGGGCCTTGGAGGAGGCGCAGGGAAGCCCTCAGGGCAGCTTGCCACTGAGGAAACtgtcctcttcctctgcctcctccactggcttctcctcctcctaTGAAGATTCAGAGGAGGACATCTCCAGTGACCCTGAGCGCTGCCTGGACCCCAACTCTGCCTTCCTACATACTCTAGACCAGCAGAAGCCCAGAGTG GGTTAA
- the ITPKB gene encoding inositol-trisphosphate 3-kinase B isoform X3 — protein MAMYCYALNSLVIMNSANQVKSGGGPRPSSSETPPPPRRVALSPGSGSVFSPGTGTSFLFPPAESLSPEEPGSPPGWRSGRRRLNSSSGSGSGSGSGSSVGSPSWAGRLRREGQQVVTTGTLSPPGPEEAKRKLRILQRELQNVQVNQKVGMFEAHIQAQSSAAQAPRSPRLGRARSPSPCPFRSISQPPGRVLAQSEERRTKSWGEQCPETSGADSGRRGGAPSLCLSKDKEGVTPMPCPAARSGSGAQGPAASVRMEKGVPARSHCGSPIAVEVDKSFSPPLGTQSCQAPLLGLDRVNLAMATEVAVRATSAGPHHPHDPALLEQSERAQELGGVHPRKALAESQGQFPGGETSPAPERGGPHSGDPPGKVGKGNLPCGLLGSGALETDKRPERTVDVQRLEEPSEAQSWFRQSGHLGSIGPKGTQSGDVVVRESLLPSSRVDEGSQMLDLLGGSGSAQPGTWEVEAGIASGEMLEPLPCWEAAKDLKEPQCLPGDKVGVQPGSSRVWLGPMEEARLAWTCGTRVQSEGTWGSLPQDRDVHPSPERLSPDQKDKPSLREACSRSNIPAVIITDMGAQEDGALEEAQGSPQGSLPLRKLSSSSASSTGFSSSYEDSEEDISSDPERCLDPNSAFLHTLDQQKPRVIVAVESCL, from the exons ATGGCTATGTACTGCTATGCACTTAACAGCCTGGTGATCATGAATAGCGCCAACCAGGTGAAGAGCGGCGGCGGCCCTCGGCCCAGTAGCAGCGAGACGCCCCCGCCGCCGCGGAGGGTCGCGTTGAGCCCTGGCAGCGGCAGCGTTTTCAGCCCCGGGACTGGCACCTCTTTCCTCTTCCCCCCAGCCGAGTCGTTGTCGCCCGAAGAGCCCGGGAGTCCCCCGGGCTGGCGCAGTGGTCGGCGCAGGCTGAATAGtagcagcggcagcggcagcggcagcggcagcggcagcagcgTGGGCAGCCCGAGTTGGGCGGGTCGCCTGAGAAGAGAAGGGCAGCAGGTGGTGACCACCGGTACCCTTTCCCCTCCCGGGCCAGAGGAGGCCAAGAGGAAGCTTCGAATCCTGCAGCGCGAGTTGCAGAACGTACAGGTGAACCAGAAAGTGGGCATGTTTGAGGCGCACATCCAGGCGCAGAGCTCCGCGGCTCAAGCGCCCCGCAGCCCGCGTCTGGGCAGAGCTCGTTCGCCCTCGCCGTGTCCCTTCCGCAGCATCAGTCAGCCCCCAGGACGGGTCCTGGCCCAGAGCGAGGAGCGGAGGACAAAGTCCTGGGGGGAACAATGTCCAGAGACTTCAGGGGCCGACtcggggaggagaggaggggcgcCCAGCCTGTGCCTCTCGAAGGACAAGGAGGGAGTGACACCCATGCCCTGCCCGGCCGCCCGGTCAGGATCAGGTGCTCAGGGTCCAGCCGCTTCGGTGAGAATGGAGAAGGGGGTACCTGCCAGATCCCACTGTGGCTCACCCATTGCTGTGGAAGTTGACAAGAGTTTCTCTCCTCCTTTGGGAACTCAGAGCTGCCAGGCTCCCTTGTTAGGGTTGGACCGAGTGAACTTAGCAATGGCCACAGAAGTGGCAGTGAGAGCCACATCCGCTGGGCCACACCATCCTCACGACCCTGCCCTCCTTGAGCAGTCTGAGAGGGCCCAGGAGCTCGGGGGTGTGCACCCCCGGAAGGCCCTGGCTGAGAGTCAGGGGCAGTTTCCGGGCGGTGAGACAAGCCCAGCCCCAGAGAGAGGCGGGCCCCACAGTGGAGACCCCCCAGGGAAGGTGGGGAAAGGAAATCTGCCCTGTGGCCTGCTGGGTTCTGGGGCGCTGGAAACGGACAAAAGGCCAGAGAGGACTGTGGACGTGCAAAGGCTGGAGGAGCCCTCTGAGGCCCAGAGCTGGTTCAGGCAGTCTGGACACCTGGGCTCCATAGGCCCCAAGGGGACCCAGAGTGGGGACGTAGTGGTCAGGGAGTCTCTGCTGCCCTCCAGCAGAGTGGATGAAGGGTCTCAGATGCTGGATTTGCTTGGAGGCAGTGGCTCAGCACAGCCAGGGACTTGGGAGGTGGAGGCGGGGATTGCTTCTGGTGAAATGCTGGAACCTTTGCCCTGTTGGGAAGCAGCAAAAGATCTGAAAGAACCTCAGTGCCTTCCTGGGGACAAGGTGGGTGTGCAGCCTGGGAGCTCCAGGGTTTGGCTGGGCCCCATGGAAGAAGCCAGGCTGGCCTGGACGTGTGGCACAAGGGTGCAATCAGAGGGGACTTGGGGAAGTCTGCCACAGGACAGAGATGTCCACCCCAGCCCAGAGCGGCTTTCGCCAGATCAGAAGGACAAGCCTTCCCTGAGAGAGGCCTGCAGCCGAAGCAATATACCTGCCGTCATAATTACAGACATGGGTGCCCAGGAGGATGGGGCCTTGGAGGAGGCGCAGGGAAGCCCTCAGGGCAGCTTGCCACTGAGGAAACtgtcctcttcctctgcctcctccactggcttctcctcctcctaTGAAGATTCAGAGGAGGACATCTCCAGTGACCCTGAGCGCTGCCTGGACCCCAACTCTGCCTTCCTACATACTCTAGACCAGCAGAAGCCCAGAGTG ATTGTTGCAGTGGAGTCTTGTCTGTGA